A single region of the Octopus bimaculoides isolate UCB-OBI-ISO-001 chromosome 6, ASM119413v2, whole genome shotgun sequence genome encodes:
- the LOC106873519 gene encoding zinc finger protein 239 — translation MEKMLRTQAKCHRCEVCGKILSNNFKLLAHNRTHTGEKPYSCETCGKAFSHYGSFVVHKRVHTGERPYHCEICGKTFSYIGHLTRHKRSHTGERPYICTICGKTFPDVTRFSDHKRIHTGEKPYQCEFCGKTFTLKNQLKVHKRIHTGDRPYHCDVCGRAFAQNAHLTGHKRTHTGEKSFHCEICGKSFTQNSSLSVHKYTHLEEKPYNCEICGKAFSHNRLLSNHARTHTEVKRYQCEICGKAFHRKSALSVHKRSHTGEKPYKCALCEKTFSRSGSLAVHVRIHTGEKPYHCDLCGKLFSGKSSLSDHLHFHSRRKSYHCEVCSKTFSHSRTLIIHKRIHAGVKPYQCDTCEKGFSKKCYLLHHKCVQIKKESQIL, via the coding sequence ATGGAAAAAATGTTACGCACACAGGCAAAATGTCACAGATGTGAAGTTTGTGGGAAAATATTATCTAACAATTTTAAATTATTGGCTCACAACCGTACTCATACGGGTGAAAAACCATACAGTTGTGAAACTTGTGGGAAAGCATTTTCACATTATGGCTCCTTTGTAGTACATAAACGTGTTCACACAGGAGAAAGACCATaccactgtgaaatttgtggtaaaacattttcttaCATTGGTCACTTGACAAGACATAAACGGAGCCATACTGGAGAACGTCCATACATTTGTACAATTTGTGGGAAAACATTCCCTGATGTTACTCGTTTTTCAgatcataaacgtattcacacaggggaAAAGCCTTACCAATGTGAATTTTGTGGGAAAACATTTACTCTGAAAAACCAGTTAAAAGTTCATAAGCGAATTCATACGGGTGATAGACCTTATCATTGTGATGTTTGTGGGAGAGCATTTGCTCAGAACGCTCACCTAACAGGTCATaaacgtactcacacaggagaaaaatcattccactgtgaaatttgtgggaaatcgTTTACCCAAAATAGTAGCTTATCCGTTCATAAATATACTCACCTTGAAGAAAAACCATAcaactgtgaaatttgtgggaaagcaTTTTCTCATAACCGTTTGTTATCAAATCATGCACGAACTCACACAGAAGTTAAACGTTATCAATGTGAAATCTGTGGCAAAGCGTTTCATCGAAAGAGCGCTCTTTCAGTTCATAAACGTAGTcacacaggggagaagccatacaAATGTGCGCTTTGTGAGAAAACATTTTCTCGAAGTGGGAGCCTTGCAGTTCATGTACGCATTCACACTGGTgaaaaaccataccattgtgactTATGTGGCAAATTATTCTCTGGAAAGAGTAGTCTTTCAGATCATCTACATTTTCACTCAAGGAGAAAATCATACCACTGTGAAGTATGTAGCAAAACATTTTCTCACAGTCGTACCTTAATtattcataaacgtattcatgcaGGAGTGAAGCCCTACCAATGTGATACCTGTGAGAAAGGATTTtctaaaaaatgttatttattgcaTCATAAGTGTgttcagattaaaaaagaatcTCAAATTTTGTGA
- the LOC106873522 gene encoding zinc finger protein 728 isoform X1: MVQTPEKLYKCEVYVKTVSQKNLLPADECVKIKGTYYYCEFCRKVLSTDEELNVHKLIHSGERPYPCEDCGQAFAQSSELSSHKQDVHVKNKRKHCEICGKSFSKNSHLSSHIRTVHLGEKPYHCKICGKSFTTAFGLSSHQILHTGDKPYICEICGSAFSFYSNLAGHKRIHTGEKRHRCEICGKKFSRNCDLSVHKCIHTDEKPFCCNICGKVFSRNSSLKVHKYTHTGEKPYKCDICGKAFPRNQDLSVHKYAHTGKKPHHCNICGEAFSRKSSLKVHTYTHTGEKPYKCDICEKAFPRNHDLSVHRYSHTNEKPYHCSICRKGFSRSDSLKRHRYTHTGEKPYKCDICGKAFSRNCDLSVHKYMHTGENPYHCSICGEVFSSNSSLKVHKYTHSEEKPYKCEICGKAFPRNYDLSVHKYSHTGEKPYNCDICGKSFSRNDSLKRHKFSHTGEKPYKCDTCDRAFSRNCDLSVHKYSHIGGNLQT, translated from the coding sequence ATGGTTCAAACACCAGAAAAACTATACAAGTGTGAAGTTTATGTGAAAACAGTTTCTCAAAAGAATCTTCTGCCTGCAGATGAATGTGTTAAGATCAAGGGAACGTATTACTATTGTGAGTTTTGTAGGAAAGTTCTTTCTACTGATGAAGAATTAAATGTTCATAAACTCATTCATTCAGGAGAAAGACCTTACCCATGTGAAGATTGTGGGCAAGCATTTGCTCAGAGTAGTGAGTTATCATCTCATAAGCAGGATGTTCATGTGAAAAACAAACGCAaacactgtgaaatatgtggaaaatcattttccAAAAATAGTCATCTCTCGAGTCATATACGTACTGTTCATCTGGGAGAAAAGCCCTACCACTGTAAAATTTGTGGGAAATCCTTTACAACAGCATTTGGCTTGTCAAGCCATCAAATTCTCCATACAGGAGATAAACCTTatatttgtgaaatttgtggttCTGCATTTTCATTTTACAGTAACTTGGCAggacataaacgtattcatactggtgagAAACGACATcgctgtgaaatttgtgggaaaaaaTTTTCTAGGAACTGTGACCTTTCAGtgcataaatgtattcatacagatGAAAAACCATTTTGCTGTAATATCTGTGGGAAAGTATTTTCTAGAAATAGTTCATTAAAAgttcacaaatacactcatactggtgaaaaaccatataaatgtgatatttgtggaaaAGCATTTCCTAGAAATCAAGACCTTTCAgttcataaatatgcacatactgGTAAAAAACCACATCATTGTAATATTTGTGGGGAGGCATTTTCTAGAAAGAGTTCATTAAAAgttcatacatatactcacacaggtgaaaaaccatacaAATGTGATATTTGTGAAAAAGCATTTCCAAGAAACCATGATCTTTCAGTTCATAGATATAGCCATACTAATGAAAAACCATACCATTGTAGTATTTGTAGAAAAGGATTTTCTAGAAGTGATTCTTTAAAACGacatagatacactcatactggtgaaaaaccatataaatgtgatatttgtgggaaaGCGTTTTCTAGAAATTGTGATCTTTCagttcataaatatatgcatactggTGAAAATCCATATCATTGTAGCATTTGTGGAGAAGTATTTTCTAGTAATAGTTCGTTAAAAGTTCATAAATATACTCATTCTGAAGAGAAACCATACAAATGTGAGATTTGTGGAAAAGCATTTCCCAGAAATTATGACCTTTCAGTTCATAAATATAGCCATACCGGTGAAAAGCCATacaattgtgatatttgtgggaaaTCATTTTCAAGAAATGATTCTTTAAAACGTCATAAATTTtcacatactggagaaaaaccatacaaATGTGACACTTGTGACAGAGCATTTTCTAGAAACTGTGACCTTTCAGTTCATAAATACAGTCATATTGGTGGAAACCTACAAACATGA
- the LOC106873522 gene encoding zinc finger protein 43 isoform X2, translating into MEETYYYCECCCEILPNSEALNAHELIHAEKRPYQCEDCGEAFAQSNELLSHKCTSDAGDKCMQCEICGESFSRDCDLSVHKCIYTDGKLFSCNICSKIFSRKSLLKSHTYTHMGKKPYKCDICGKAFPRNSDLSVHKYSHTGKKPYHCRICGKAFCRNDSLKRHKYTHTGEKPYKCDISGKAFSRNHDLSVHNYSHTSEKSYHCDICGRAFIMNSSLKVHKYTHTGEKPYKCNICGKAFLRNSELSIHKYSHTGKKPYHCRICGKAFCRNDSLKRHKYTHTGEKPYKCDICGKAFSRNHDFSVHNHSHTSEKSYHCDICGGAFTTNSSLKVHRHIHTGEKPYKCDICEKAFLRNSELSIHKYSHTGEKPFKCDICGKAFCRSNSLKRHKFTHTGEKPYKCDICDKVFSRNHDLSVHIYSHTEERPYKCDICGKEFSRNCDLSVHKYSHTGEKPYKCDICEKAYSRNISLRRHKKIH; encoded by the coding sequence ATGGAAGAAACATATTACTATTGTGAATGTTGTTGTGAAATTCTTCCTAACAGTGAAGCATTAAATGCTCATGAGCTCATTCATGCAGAAAAAAGACCATACCAATGTGAAGATTGTGGGGAAGCATTTGCACAGAGTAATGAATTGTTATCTCATAAATGTACTTCTGATGCAGGAGACAAATGTATGCAgtgtgaaatttgtggtgaaTCATTTTCTCGTGACTGTGATCTTTCAGttcataaatgcatttatactgATGGGAAACTGTTCAGTTGTAACATTTgtagtaaaatattttctaggAAGAGTTTATTAAAAtctcatacatatactcatatgggCAAAAAACCTTACAAATGTGACATTTGTGGGAAGGCTTTTCCAAGAAACAGTGACCTTTCAGTTCATAAATATAGTCATACTGGCAAAAAACCATACCATTGTAGAATTTGTGGAAAAGCATTCTGTAGAAATGATTCTTTAAAACgtcataaatacactcacactggtgagaaaccatacAAATGTGATATTTCTGGGAAAGCATTTTCCAGAAACCATGATCTTTCAGTTCATAACTATAGTCATACCAGTGAAAAAtcataccattgtgatatatgtggaaGAGCATTTATAATGAATAGTTCATTAAAAgttcacaaatacactcatactggtgaaaaaccatataaatgtaatatttgtggAAAAGCATTTCTTAGAAACAGTGAACTTTCAATTCATAAATATAGTCATACTGGCAAAAAACCATACCATTGTAGAATTTGTGGAAAAGCATTTTGTAGAAATGATTCTTTAAAACgtcataaatacactcatactggtgagaaaccatacaagtgtgatatttgtggaaaaGCATTTTCTAGAAACCATGATTTTTCAGTTCATAACCATAGTCATACCAGTGAAAAAtcataccattgtgatatatgtggagGAGCATTTACAACGAACAGTTCATTAAAAGTTCATAGGCATATTCATACTGGTGAAAAACCAtataaatgtgatatttgtgAGAAAGCATTTCTTAGAAACAGTGAACTTTCAATTCATAAATATAGTCATACTGGTGAAAAACCATTCAAATGTGACATTTGTGGAAAAGCATTTTGTAGAAGTAATTCTTTAAAACGCCATAAATTTACTCATACTGGTGAAAAACCGTATAAATGTGACATTTGTGATAAAGTTTTTTCTAGAAACCATGACCTTTCTGTTCACATATACAGTCACACTGAGGAAAGGCCTTATAAGTGTGACATTTGTGGAAAAGAATTTTCTAGAAACTGTGACCTTTCTGTTCATAAATATAGTCACACTGGTGAAAAACCGTACAAATGTGATATTTGTGAGAAAGCATAttctagaaatatttcattaagaagACATAAGAAGATTCACTGA